In Chloroflexota bacterium, the following are encoded in one genomic region:
- a CDS encoding NADH-quinone oxidoreductase subunit NuoF, with protein sequence MTFDQIQHQAISEWEALQQRTHILVGTATCGRAAGSLDVVSAFETEIKRQNADASVIRVGCMGLCYAEPLVVIIKPENFSVCYNNISPETVHRLVEGYVLGDDPCLELALGTFEVANGQAPSIPELSRFEHEQRLILRHCGYIDPENINHYIGRGGYSSLAKALEKSPTEIIAEIKRSGLRGRGGAGFPAGRKWELCFKAQGQPKYVICNADEGDPGAFIDRAILESDPHSVIEGMIIAGYSMGTPHGYVYIRDEYPLAVKRLRLALKQAEAAGILGHNILGSNFSFQIEVAEGAGAFVCGEASALMYSIEGKRGMPRVRPPHSTESGLWQKPTLLNNVKTFASVPLIIDRGGDWFASIGTEGSKGTAVFALAGKAAHTGLVEVPMGTTLRQVIFEVGGGMQGNRRFKAVQIGGPSGGCLPGSLLDTPVDFDSLTEAGSLMGSGGMIVLDEDNCMVDAAHYFVDFIQKESCGKCTMCRLGTKQMLDILADITTGKGEIESLDLLTELAQDVRAGSLCGLGRSAPNPVLTTLRYFRDEYEAHITEKRCPALVCKELIAYYILPDKCHKGCEHCVLSCPVEAISNDETRGIKVIDQKKCTKCGSCVTICPTEYNAVIKLSPPDTVPQ encoded by the coding sequence ATGACTTTCGACCAGATTCAGCATCAGGCCATCTCCGAATGGGAAGCGTTGCAGCAGAGAACCCACATCCTTGTTGGCACCGCCACATGCGGCAGAGCCGCCGGTTCCCTTGACGTGGTGAGTGCTTTCGAAACAGAGATAAAAAGGCAGAATGCTGATGCCTCCGTTATCCGGGTGGGCTGCATGGGGCTTTGCTATGCGGAACCCCTCGTCGTCATCATCAAGCCGGAAAACTTCAGCGTTTGCTACAACAACATATCCCCGGAAACTGTCCATCGCCTTGTGGAAGGCTATGTGCTGGGTGATGATCCCTGTCTTGAGCTCGCGCTCGGCACCTTCGAGGTAGCCAACGGGCAGGCCCCCTCCATTCCCGAGCTGTCCCGATTTGAACACGAGCAGCGCCTGATACTGCGTCATTGCGGCTACATCGACCCCGAGAATATAAACCACTACATCGGCCGCGGCGGCTACAGCAGCCTGGCCAAGGCACTGGAAAAATCTCCCACGGAAATCATCGCCGAAATCAAGAGATCAGGACTGAGGGGCCGAGGGGGAGCGGGGTTTCCCGCCGGCAGAAAGTGGGAACTGTGTTTCAAGGCACAAGGGCAGCCAAAATACGTCATCTGCAATGCTGACGAGGGTGATCCTGGTGCTTTCATAGACCGCGCCATTCTGGAGAGCGATCCTCACTCCGTAATCGAAGGCATGATTATCGCCGGATATTCAATGGGCACGCCTCACGGCTACGTCTACATCAGGGACGAATACCCGCTCGCAGTCAAGCGCCTGCGGCTGGCGCTGAAGCAAGCAGAGGCAGCCGGTATCCTGGGCCACAATATCCTGGGCAGCAATTTCAGTTTCCAAATCGAAGTCGCAGAGGGAGCCGGTGCCTTCGTCTGCGGCGAAGCCAGTGCCCTGATGTACTCCATAGAAGGCAAACGGGGTATGCCCAGAGTGAGGCCGCCACACTCGACCGAGTCAGGCCTGTGGCAAAAGCCAACGCTGCTTAACAACGTAAAGACCTTCGCCAGCGTGCCACTGATAATCGACCGCGGAGGAGACTGGTTTGCCAGCATCGGGACCGAAGGAAGCAAAGGTACAGCAGTGTTCGCACTGGCAGGCAAGGCAGCTCACACCGGGCTCGTGGAGGTCCCCATGGGTACGACCCTGCGCCAGGTTATCTTCGAGGTCGGGGGCGGGATGCAGGGCAACAGAAGGTTCAAAGCTGTGCAGATCGGCGGACCTTCGGGGGGCTGCCTCCCCGGAAGCTTATTGGACACCCCGGTTGACTTCGACTCGCTCACTGAGGCTGGCTCTCTTATGGGGTCCGGCGGCATGATAGTGCTGGACGAAGACAACTGCATGGTGGACGCCGCCCATTATTTCGTTGACTTCATCCAAAAGGAGTCGTGCGGCAAGTGCACCATGTGCCGACTGGGTACAAAGCAGATGCTGGACATACTGGCTGACATCACCACGGGCAAAGGCGAGATAGAGTCTCTCGACCTGCTCACTGAGCTGGCTCAAGACGTCAGAGCAGGCTCACTCTGCGGCCTGGGCAGGTCAGCACCAAATCCCGTTCTGACTACCCTTCGTTACTTCCGGGATGAATACGAAGCGCATATCACGGAGAAGCGTTGCCCGGCGCTGGTTTGCAAGGAGCTGATCGCCTACTATATACTCCCCGACAAGTGTCATAAGGGGTGCGAACACTGCGTGCTCTCCTGCCCCGTCGAGGCAATTAGCAACGATGAGACAAGAGGCATAAAGGTCATCGACCAGAAAAAATGCACCAAGTGCGGGAGTTGCGTCACCATCTGTCCCACCGAGTACAATGCAGTGATAAAGCTCTCGCCTCCCGATACCGTGCCACAATAG
- the nuoE gene encoding NADH-quinone oxidoreductase subunit NuoE, with protein MKETSSRKIVDQLRQILSGHRPERVELIRILQEVEERFGYLPREAMLEVANFTQIPASAVYGVATFYNRFRFTPLGRHPVKACLGTACHMQGGALVLEALEREMEIKVGDITHDGEFSLDRVACIGCCVLAPVVVMGEEIHPRMTPFKVEEVLAKLKEPEHQETTDK; from the coding sequence ATGAAGGAAACAAGTTCCAGGAAGATCGTCGACCAGTTGAGGCAAATCCTCTCCGGACACCGACCGGAAAGGGTTGAATTGATACGCATCTTGCAGGAAGTGGAGGAGAGGTTCGGCTATCTACCCCGAGAAGCCATGCTGGAGGTGGCCAATTTCACGCAGATTCCCGCCAGCGCTGTCTACGGCGTAGCCACCTTCTATAATCGGTTTCGCTTCACTCCCCTGGGCAGACACCCTGTCAAAGCCTGTTTGGGAACTGCCTGTCACATGCAGGGAGGAGCCCTGGTTCTGGAAGCCCTGGAAAGAGAGATGGAGATTAAGGTAGGCGATATTACCCATGACGGAGAGTTCAGCCTGGATCGGGTCGCCTGCATTGGCTGCTGCGTTCTGGCTCCGGTGGTAGTCATGGGTGAGGAAATCCACCCCAGAATGACGCCCTTCAAAGTGGAGGAGGTCCTGGCCAAACTGAAGGAACCCGAGCATCAGGAGACAACTGATAAGTAA
- a CDS encoding AAA family ATPase: MTTTVVIAGKGGTGKTTISALLIQLLSQKGAVLAIDADHATNLNQALGVPLGDTVGSIREEMTLAIQQGTISPGISKQDYLDYKITAALEESKGFDLLAMGRPEGPGCYCAANNMLRLSIDRVGRNYRYVVIDSEAGMEHISRQTTRDIDILLIISDPTQRGIKTAAAMKALIKELRTSVSKICLVVNRSPNGLPPEIRDTINKQGLELVATIPQDPNLADLEVKGLPTTELPADSPLRIGVKELARSIGLQ, from the coding sequence ATGACTACCACTGTTGTCATTGCCGGCAAGGGGGGGACCGGTAAGACAACTATCTCCGCGCTTTTGATCCAGCTCCTTTCACAGAAGGGAGCCGTGCTGGCTATTGATGCTGACCATGCCACCAACCTCAACCAGGCCCTCGGTGTGCCCCTGGGGGACACGGTGGGCAGTATACGGGAGGAGATGACACTGGCAATACAGCAGGGCACCATCAGCCCGGGGATATCCAAGCAGGATTACCTGGACTACAAGATCACGGCAGCTCTGGAGGAGTCGAAGGGTTTTGATCTATTGGCCATGGGGCGTCCCGAAGGACCCGGATGCTACTGTGCCGCCAACAACATGCTCCGCCTTTCTATCGATCGGGTAGGTCGCAATTACCGCTACGTTGTCATCGATAGCGAGGCAGGAATGGAGCACATCAGCCGTCAAACAACCAGGGATATAGATATATTACTCATTATCTCTGATCCTACCCAGAGAGGCATCAAGACCGCTGCGGCCATGAAAGCACTGATAAAGGAGTTGCGGACCAGCGTGAGCAAGATTTGCCTGGTGGTCAATCGCTCTCCCAATGGACTGCCTCCTGAGATAAGAGATACAATCAATAAACAAGGTCTCGAACTGGTGGCTACCATACCCCAGGACCCGAATCTGGCTGATTTGGAGGTCAAGGGATTGCCTACCACAGAGCTACCCGCAGACTCCCCTCTTCGAATCGGAGTGAAGGAACTAGCCAGGAGCATCGGGCTTCAGTAA
- the acsC gene encoding acetyl-CoA decarbonylase/synthase complex subunit gamma → MAIKGTDVVKKLPEAGKKNCKECGFPTCFAFAMKLASGGTTLEKCPYLSAEVRAALEDALAPAIKLVTIGSGKNALQIGNEEVVYRHEKAFIHPTGIALLVADSDSDAVVEQKIKRIKELQFERVGLTLKADLLALNFASGDKAKFLGLVKKVCSDTDVGLILISEDLDALFAARDICGDRKPLLYPITRENIDQAIPRIKQSPAPLGVKAASVEELIPLTSRLKAEKLDDLVLDPGSRNLMEGIRDQTLIRRAAVKQGFRPLGYPTIAFPCFMTRDGLEESLIAAAFIVKYASIAVLSDLDKHTLLPLLLERLNIYTDPRMPLSVEEKFYEIGNPNQDSPVLITSNWALTYFIVSSEVESSRVPSFLCVKNTEGLGVLTGWAAGKFTGDSIGPFIKRCGIEQRTKTRTLVIPGRVARIKGELEEALPGWKIVVGPREASEIPAFLPGFAASLRQ, encoded by the coding sequence ATGGCAATCAAAGGAACTGACGTCGTCAAGAAGCTACCCGAGGCGGGTAAGAAGAACTGCAAGGAATGCGGCTTCCCTACCTGTTTCGCCTTTGCCATGAAGCTGGCTTCGGGAGGGACCACCCTGGAGAAATGCCCCTATCTTTCAGCGGAGGTGAGAGCAGCGCTGGAGGATGCTCTGGCTCCAGCCATCAAACTGGTCACCATCGGTTCCGGCAAGAATGCTCTGCAAATCGGGAATGAAGAGGTAGTCTATCGACATGAGAAGGCCTTCATTCACCCCACTGGCATTGCCCTTCTCGTCGCCGACAGTGACTCCGATGCAGTTGTAGAGCAGAAGATCAAAAGAATAAAGGAACTGCAGTTCGAAAGGGTCGGCCTGACCCTCAAAGCTGACCTCCTGGCTCTGAATTTCGCATCCGGAGACAAGGCAAAGTTCCTGGGTCTGGTGAAGAAGGTTTGCAGCGACACAGATGTCGGCCTGATCCTGATCTCAGAAGACCTGGATGCCCTCTTCGCTGCCAGGGATATCTGTGGCGACAGGAAGCCTCTCCTCTATCCTATAACCAGGGAAAACATAGACCAGGCTATTCCCAGGATCAAGCAGAGTCCTGCCCCGCTGGGCGTTAAGGCGGCCAGCGTTGAAGAGTTGATCCCGCTGACCTCCAGATTGAAGGCCGAGAAGCTCGATGACCTGGTTTTGGACCCGGGCTCCAGAAACCTGATGGAAGGCATCCGAGATCAAACGTTGATCCGGCGGGCAGCGGTGAAGCAAGGCTTCAGACCCCTGGGCTACCCGACGATAGCCTTCCCCTGTTTTATGACCAGGGACGGGCTGGAGGAATCGCTCATTGCCGCTGCGTTCATAGTTAAATATGCCTCTATAGCAGTCCTTTCTGACCTTGATAAACATACACTTCTGCCGCTGCTGCTAGAGCGGCTCAACATCTATACCGATCCGCGGATGCCGCTGTCAGTAGAAGAGAAGTTCTACGAGATCGGCAATCCCAACCAGGATTCTCCGGTTCTGATCACCTCCAACTGGGCCCTGACATACTTCATTGTGTCTTCGGAAGTTGAAAGCAGCAGAGTCCCGTCCTTCCTCTGTGTCAAGAATACGGAAGGCCTGGGAGTGCTCACCGGTTGGGCAGCAGGCAAGTTCACCGGCGACAGCATCGGCCCCTTTATCAAGAGATGCGGCATAGAGCAAAGGACGAAGACGAGGACCCTGGTAATCCCTGGAAGGGTGGCCAGGATCAAAGGCGAGCTCGAGGAAGCTTTGCCAGGCTGGAAGATTGTGGTGGGGCCCAGAGAAGCCAGTGAAATTCCTGCTTTCCTGCCCGGCTTCGCCGCCAGCCTGAGGCAATAG
- the cdhC gene encoding CO dehydrogenase/CO-methylating acetyl-CoA synthase complex subunit beta, producing MDFHVDIGPQYEGETIRKEDMYVEFGGPKAAAKFELVTMKRPNEVEHEKVEVVGPDIKDMREGSSQPLAIMVDIAGEKLEKDMEPVIERRLHMYSNYIEGIYHMNQRSDIWIRLSKSAFAKGFDSLKEFGEILIFLFTSELSVIEKISVTFTTDEKKVQELLPQALKVYQARDERLKGLREEDVDVFYGCILCQSFAPTHCCLITPERVANCGAINWFDGRAASKLDPEGPIFEVQKGDLIDPVRGEYSGLNQVVAERSLGQYSQVYLHSAFEHPHTSCGCFQAILFYIPEVDAFGIVHRDFVGRTVIGQTFSQIAGATSGGRQVEGICGMALELIRSPKFFQADGGLRRVVWMPRVIKERYREAIPEDIYDKIATEETAKDTAELMEFLEKVGHPWIKGEVVLPILTG from the coding sequence ATGGATTTCCACGTTGACATTGGGCCTCAGTACGAGGGTGAGACGATCAGAAAAGAGGATATGTATGTCGAATTCGGCGGGCCGAAGGCCGCTGCCAAATTCGAACTGGTCACCATGAAGAGGCCGAATGAGGTAGAGCATGAAAAGGTAGAGGTGGTTGGCCCCGACATCAAGGACATGCGGGAAGGCAGCAGCCAGCCACTGGCCATTATGGTTGACATCGCCGGAGAGAAACTGGAAAAGGATATGGAGCCTGTGATCGAGAGAAGGCTACATATGTATTCCAATTACATCGAAGGTATCTACCATATGAACCAGAGGAGTGACATCTGGATAAGGTTGAGCAAGTCTGCCTTCGCTAAAGGGTTCGATTCCCTGAAGGAGTTCGGTGAGATACTCATTTTCCTCTTCACTTCGGAGCTGTCTGTCATTGAGAAGATATCCGTCACTTTTACCACCGATGAGAAGAAGGTACAGGAATTGCTGCCACAAGCCCTGAAGGTCTATCAAGCCCGTGACGAGAGGCTGAAAGGTCTGAGAGAGGAAGACGTCGATGTCTTCTACGGCTGTATCCTCTGTCAGAGCTTCGCCCCGACTCACTGCTGTCTGATCACTCCTGAAAGAGTGGCCAATTGCGGCGCCATAAACTGGTTTGACGGCAGGGCTGCCTCGAAGCTCGACCCTGAAGGGCCTATCTTCGAGGTCCAAAAGGGCGACCTCATCGATCCGGTGAGAGGGGAATACAGCGGACTGAACCAGGTTGTGGCCGAGAGGTCACTGGGGCAGTACAGTCAGGTCTACCTGCACAGCGCCTTTGAGCATCCCCACACCTCCTGCGGCTGCTTTCAAGCTATTCTTTTCTATATCCCCGAAGTAGACGCCTTCGGCATTGTGCACCGGGATTTCGTCGGGCGGACGGTCATCGGGCAGACCTTTTCACAGATAGCCGGAGCAACCTCCGGCGGACGGCAGGTGGAGGGCATCTGTGGAATGGCGCTGGAGCTTATCCGGTCTCCCAAGTTCTTCCAGGCCGATGGCGGACTCCGCAGAGTAGTCTGGATGCCCAGGGTGATCAAGGAACGGTACAGGGAGGCCATACCCGAGGACATCTACGACAAGATAGCCACAGAAGAGACCGCCAAGGACACCGCCGAACTAATGGAATTCCTGGAGAAAGTGGGGCATCCCTGGATCAAGGGTGAGGTGGTGCTCCCCATATTGACCGGATAG
- a CDS encoding DUF2442 domain-containing protein, with translation MSTSAVKATNALATDVHFEADKMNVQLSDGRVISVPLEWFPALRKATAKQRNNWRLIGKGVGIHWEDLDEDLSVEGLLRH, from the coding sequence ATGAGCACTTCGGCAGTTAAAGCTACAAATGCTCTTGCCACAGACGTTCACTTTGAGGCTGACAAAATGAATGTGCAGCTATCCGATGGACGCGTCATCAGCGTTCCCCTCGAATGGTTTCCTGCACTGCGCAAAGCCACGGCCAAACAGAGGAACAACTGGCGGCTGATTGGAAAGGGAGTGGGCATTCACTGGGAGGACCTCGACGAGGACCTCTCGGTTGAGGGACTCCTCCGCCACTAG
- a CDS encoding glutamate-5-semialdehyde dehydrogenase, protein MSSTIDELETKAPAAKAASKKLAHLSTEVKNKALLHIADGLVSSQDEILSANQRDRAAAEASGMSPAMLDRLLLNPSRIAGMAGDVRAVASLPDPVGEVFDMRTLPNGLQIGRKRVPLGVIATIYESRPNVTVDISTLCLKSGNAVILRGGKEAIHSNLALAKVVQKAAYEAGIPEGVVQIIESTERAVVDRMLKMNGIIDLIIPRGGAELVRFVASHAAMPVLAGGVGVCHTYIDKMAKLNDAVAIVYNAKVQRPTVCNALDTILVHADIADRFLKSIAREFVKAGVEMHCDKAALQILKETPSLKLVPATEQDWGKEFLALIAAVKVVKSLDEALEHIDRYGSGHSEAIVTEEYSAAMRFLDEVDAACVYVNASTRFTDGGQFGLGAEVGISTQKFHARGPLGLKELTSYKWIIFGSGQVRP, encoded by the coding sequence ATGTCATCTACCATAGACGAACTGGAGACCAAGGCCCCGGCAGCTAAGGCTGCTTCCAAGAAGCTGGCCCATCTTTCCACCGAAGTGAAGAACAAAGCCCTGCTGCACATTGCCGATGGACTGGTTTCGAGCCAGGACGAAATTCTTTCCGCCAACCAGCGCGACCGTGCTGCGGCAGAGGCATCGGGGATGAGTCCAGCGATGCTTGACCGCCTGCTGCTCAATCCCAGCCGCATCGCTGGCATGGCCGGAGATGTACGGGCAGTGGCCAGTCTGCCCGACCCCGTGGGAGAGGTTTTCGATATGCGCACACTGCCCAATGGACTCCAGATTGGCAGGAAGCGAGTGCCCCTGGGAGTGATCGCCACTATCTACGAGAGCCGCCCGAACGTCACGGTGGATATCTCCACCCTGTGTCTCAAGTCAGGCAATGCGGTGATCCTCCGCGGCGGCAAGGAGGCCATCCACTCCAACCTGGCGCTGGCCAAAGTGGTGCAAAAGGCAGCCTATGAAGCTGGCATACCCGAAGGCGTCGTCCAGATCATCGAGTCCACGGAACGGGCCGTGGTGGACCGTATGCTGAAGATGAACGGCATCATCGACCTGATCATTCCCCGGGGAGGGGCGGAATTGGTCAGATTTGTGGCCAGCCATGCCGCCATGCCGGTGCTGGCGGGAGGGGTGGGGGTCTGTCATACCTACATTGACAAAATGGCCAAATTGAATGACGCCGTAGCCATTGTGTATAACGCCAAGGTCCAGCGTCCCACGGTGTGCAATGCACTGGATACCATCCTGGTCCACGCCGATATTGCCGACCGCTTTCTGAAATCGATTGCCAGGGAGTTCGTCAAGGCCGGTGTGGAGATGCACTGCGACAAGGCTGCCCTCCAGATACTCAAAGAGACGCCTTCCCTGAAGCTGGTGCCTGCCACCGAGCAGGACTGGGGCAAGGAGTTTCTGGCCCTGATTGCTGCCGTCAAGGTAGTAAAATCACTCGATGAGGCCCTGGAGCACATCGACCGTTACGGTTCCGGGCACTCCGAGGCCATCGTGACGGAGGAATACTCGGCAGCCATGCGCTTTCTGGACGAAGTGGATGCCGCCTGCGTCTATGTCAACGCCAGCACCCGTTTCACCGATGGAGGTCAATTCGGCCTGGGGGCCGAGGTAGGCATCAGCACCCAGAAGTTTCACGCCCGTGGCCCACTCGGACTGAAGGAACTGACCAGCTACAAGTGGATCATCTTCGGCAGCGGCCAGGTACGGCCTTAG
- a CDS encoding SRPBCC family protein has protein sequence MISLNPSERGHGFRSSARNQALYGVFGQKDMRFESSIEINATPESIWSTLSDPEEWPRWIPSLKKIEKLSAGPPGVGSQFRITARDSITVRLSMKITEFVPGERVVMQGKVLGTRITRYYALTPINGHTRVTAGGEASGWLAWLISRVGRALSEEIVQSFKKKIEG, from the coding sequence TTGATAAGCTTGAACCCCTCGGAAAGAGGCCATGGTTTCAGGTCGTCAGCGAGGAATCAGGCACTCTACGGTGTCTTTGGCCAGAAGGATATGAGGTTTGAGAGCAGCATCGAGATCAACGCCACTCCAGAGAGTATCTGGTCAACCCTCAGTGACCCTGAGGAATGGCCCCGATGGATACCATCGCTGAAGAAGATAGAGAAGCTCTCCGCCGGTCCACCAGGCGTGGGTTCGCAGTTCCGGATTACTGCCAGGGACAGCATAACAGTTAGATTGTCGATGAAGATTACAGAATTTGTGCCGGGGGAACGAGTGGTAATGCAGGGGAAAGTCCTGGGCACCAGGATCACCCGCTATTATGCACTGACGCCGATAAATGGCCACACCAGAGTCACCGCCGGCGGTGAAGCCTCCGGATGGCTGGCATGGCTGATCAGCCGGGTAGGGCGAGCGCTGTCAGAAGAGATTGTACAGAGCTTCAAAAAGAAGATTGAAGGATAA